From one Phocoena sinus isolate mPhoSin1 chromosome 6, mPhoSin1.pri, whole genome shotgun sequence genomic stretch:
- the GBA2 gene encoding non-lysosomal glucosylceramidase isoform X1 has protein sequence MRTGVPASEQTSCAKGGPQAYCPENTEGTEAVQVTDCQNPEDSQPQNEQGYSNPQDFGQLMASYEGKAKGYQVPPFGWRICLAHEFAEKRKPFNANNVSLSNLMKHLGMGLRYLQWWYRKTQVEKKTPFIDLINSVPLRQIYGCPLGGIGGGTITRGWRGQFCRWQLNPGMYQHQTVIADQFTVCLRRKGQTVYQQVLSVERPSVLQSWNWGLCGYFAFYHALYPRAWTVYQLPGQNVTLTCRQITPILPHDYQDSSLPVGVFVWDVENEGDEALDVSIMFSMRNGLGGEDDAPGGLWNEPFCLERDGETVQGLLLHHPTPPNPYTMALAARLTADTMVTHLTAFDPDSTGQQVWQDLLQDGQLDSLAGQSLPSQKGVGLAGAVCVMGKLPPRGQCRLEFSLAWDMPRIMFGAKGQVYYRRYTRFFGPDGHAAPTLSHYALCRYADWEERISAWQSPVLDDRSLPAWYKSALFNELYFLADGGTVWLEVPEDCLREETVGSMCQLRPLLREYGRFGYLEGQEYRMYNTYDVHFYASFALVMLWPKLELSLQYDMALATLREDLAQQQYLMSGIIAPVKRRNVVPHDVGDPDDEPWLRVNAYVVHDTADWKDLNLKFVLQVYRDYYLTGDHCFLRDMWPVCLAVMESEMKFDKDQDGLIENGGYADQTYDGWVTTGPSAYCGGLWLAAVAVMVKMAALCGAQEVQDKFSSILSRGQEAYERLLWNGRYYNYDCSSQPQSYSIMSDQCAGQWFLRASGLGEGDSEVFPTPHVVRALQTIFEFNVQGFAGGAMGAVNGMQPHGVPDRSSVQSDEVWVGVVYGLAATMIQEGLTWEGFRTAEGCYRTVWERLGLAFQTPEAYCQQQVFRSLAYMRPLSIWAMQLALQQQQHKKAPGPIAKQDTGLSTRPRLGPKEAVANPSPECAS, from the exons ATGAGAACCGGAGTCCCAGCCTCGGAACAGACGAGCTGTGCCAAAGGGGGTCCACAGGCTTATTGCCCTGAAAATACTGAAGGCACTGAGGCTGTGCAGGTTACAGACTGCCAGAACCCTGAAGACAGTCAACCCCAGAATGAGCAGGGCTACAGCAATCCGCAGGACTTTGGGCAGCTGATGGCTTCCTATGAGGGTAAAGCCAAGGGCTACCAGGTGCCTCCCTTTGGCTGGCGCATCTGCCTGGCTCACGAGTTTGCAGAGAAGAGGAAACCCTTTAATGCCAACAATGTCTCGCTAAGCAACCTAATGAAGCATTTGGGCATGGGCTTGAG GTACTTGCAGTGGTGGTACCGGAAGACCCAGGTGGAGAAGAAGACACCTTTCATCGACCTCATCAACTCTGTGCCCCTGAGACAGATATATG GTTGTCCCTTGGGTGGCATTGGGGGAGGCACTATCACCCGAGGCTGGAGAGGGCAGTTCTGTCGTTGGCAGCTTAATCCTGGAATGTACCAGCACCAAACAGTCATTGCTGATCAA TTCACAGTGTGTTTGCGCCGGAAAGGGCAGACTGTGTACCAGCAAGTCCTATCTGTGGAGCGCCCGAGTGTCCTGCAGAGCTGGAACTGGGGCCTGTGTGGGTACTTTGCATTCTACCACGCCCTGTATCCCCGAGCCTGGACTGTCTATCAGCTTCCTGGCCAAAATGTCACCCTCACCTGCCGCCAGATCACACCCATCTTGCCCCATGACTACCAG GACAGCAGCCTGCCTGTAGGAGTCTTTGTGTGGGATGTGGAAAATGAAGGGGATGAAGCCCTGGACGTGTCCATCATGTTCTCCATGCGGAATGGACTGGGGGGTGAAGACGATGCCCCAGGGGGGTTGTGGAATGAGCCCTTCTGTCTGGAACGTGATGGGGAGACTGTACAGGGGCTGCTTCTGCATCATCCAACCCCTCCAAATCCCTACACGATGGCTCTGGCTGCACGACTCACG GCAGATACCATGGTAACCCACCTCACAGCCTTTGACCCTGACAGCACTGGGCAGCAGGTGTGGCAGGATCTACTTCAGGATGGACAGCTGGACTCCCTCGCTG GCCAAAGCCTCCCCTCGCAGAAAGGAGTAGGCCTCGCTGGGGCAGTGTGTGTCATGGGCAAGCTGCCACCTCGAGGCCAGTGCCGCTTGGAGTTCTCACTGGCTTGGGACATGCCCAGAATCATGTTTGGAGCAAAGGGCCAGGTCTACTACAG GCGGTACACAAGGTTCTTTGGCCCAGATGGTCATGCAGCACCCACCCTTAGCCACTACGCACTGTGCAGATATGCAGACTGGGAAGAGAGGATCTCGGCTTGGCAGAGCCCGGTATTGGATGACAG ATCCTTGCCTGCCTGGTACAAATCTGCGCTGTTCAATGAACTATACTTCCTGGCTGATGGGGGCACAGTATGGCTGGAAGTTCCTGAGGACTGCCTACGAGAGGAGACGGTGGGGAGCATGTGTCAGCTCCGCCCCCTCCTACGAGAGTATGGTCGATTCGGCTACCTTGAAG GCCAGGAATATCGCATGTACAACACATATGATGTCCACTTTTACGCTTCCTTTGCCCTCGTCATGCTCTGGCCCAAACTCGAGCTCAGCCTGCAGTATGACATGG CTCTGGCCACTCTCAGGGAGGATCTGGCACAGCAACAGTACCTGATGAGTGGGATAATAGCACCTGTGAAAAGGAGGAACGTCGTGCCTCATGATGTTGGGGATCCAG atgATGAGCCATGGCTCCGGGTCAATGCATATGTGGTCCATGATACTGCGGACTGGAAGGACCTGAACCTGAAGTTTGTGCTGCAGGTTTATCGGGACTATTACCTGACGGGTGACCACTGCTTCCTGAGGGACATGTGGCCTGTGTGTCTG GCCGTGATGGAGTCTGAAATGAAGTTTGACAAGGACCAAGATGGACTCATTGAGAATGGAGGCTATGCAGACCAAACCTATGATGGATGGGTCACCACAGGCCCCAG TGCTTACTGTGGAGGACTGTGGCTGGCAGCTGTGGCTGTGATGGTCAAGATGGCTGCTCTGTGTGGGGCACAGGAGGTCCAGGATAAATTTTCTTCCATCCTTAGCCGGGGCCAAGAAGCCTATGAGAGACTGCTGTGGAATG gccGCTATTACAACTATGACTGCAGCTCTCAGCCTCAGTCCTATAGCATCATGTCTGACCAGTGTGCTGGCCAGTGGTTCCTGAGGGCCAGTGGCCTAGGAGAAGGAGACAGTGAG GTATTTCCTACCCCACATGTGGTCCGTGCTCTCCAAACTATCTTTGAATTCAATGTCCAGGGCTTTGCAGGAGGGGCCATGGGGGCTGTGAATGGAATGCAGCCCCATGGTGTTCCTGATAGATCCAGTGTCCAGTCTGATGAAGTCTGGGTGGGTGTGGTCTACGGGCTGGCAGCCACCATGATCCAAGAG GGCCTGACTTGGGAGGGCTTCCGGACAGCTGAAGGCTGCTACCGTACTGTGTGGGAGCGCCTGGGCCTGGCCTTCCAGACGCCTGAGGCGTACTGCCAGCAGCAGGTGTTCCGCTCGCTGGCCTACATGCGGCCGCTGAGCATCTGGGCCATGCAGCTggccctgcagcagcagcagcataaAAAGGCCCCTGGGCCAATCGCCAAACAGGACACGGGACTAAGCACCAGGCCCAGACTTGGACCAAAGGAAGCCGTGGCAAACCCAAGCCCAGAATGCGCCTCGTGA
- the GBA2 gene encoding non-lysosomal glucosylceramidase isoform X3, which translates to MFTVCLRRKGQTVYQQVLSVERPSVLQSWNWGLCGYFAFYHALYPRAWTVYQLPGQNVTLTCRQITPILPHDYQDSSLPVGVFVWDVENEGDEALDVSIMFSMRNGLGGEDDAPGGLWNEPFCLERDGETVQGLLLHHPTPPNPYTMALAARLTADTMVTHLTAFDPDSTGQQVWQDLLQDGQLDSLAGQSLPSQKGVGLAGAVCVMGKLPPRGQCRLEFSLAWDMPRIMFGAKGQVYYRRYTRFFGPDGHAAPTLSHYALCRYADWEERISAWQSPVLDDRSLPAWYKSALFNELYFLADGGTVWLEVPEDCLREETVGSMCQLRPLLREYGRFGYLEGQEYRMYNTYDVHFYASFALVMLWPKLELSLQYDMALATLREDLAQQQYLMSGIIAPVKRRNVVPHDVGDPDDEPWLRVNAYVVHDTADWKDLNLKFVLQVYRDYYLTGDHCFLRDMWPVCLAVMESEMKFDKDQDGLIENGGYADQTYDGWVTTGPSAYCGGLWLAAVAVMVKMAALCGAQEVQDKFSSILSRGQEAYERLLWNGRYYNYDCSSQPQSYSIMSDQCAGQWFLRASGLGEGDSEVFPTPHVVRALQTIFEFNVQGFAGGAMGAVNGMQPHGVPDRSSVQSDEVWVGVVYGLAATMIQEGLTWEGFRTAEGCYRTVWERLGLAFQTPEAYCQQQVFRSLAYMRPLSIWAMQLALQQQQHKKAPGPIAKQDTGLSTRPRLGPKEAVANPSPECAS; encoded by the exons ATG TTCACAGTGTGTTTGCGCCGGAAAGGGCAGACTGTGTACCAGCAAGTCCTATCTGTGGAGCGCCCGAGTGTCCTGCAGAGCTGGAACTGGGGCCTGTGTGGGTACTTTGCATTCTACCACGCCCTGTATCCCCGAGCCTGGACTGTCTATCAGCTTCCTGGCCAAAATGTCACCCTCACCTGCCGCCAGATCACACCCATCTTGCCCCATGACTACCAG GACAGCAGCCTGCCTGTAGGAGTCTTTGTGTGGGATGTGGAAAATGAAGGGGATGAAGCCCTGGACGTGTCCATCATGTTCTCCATGCGGAATGGACTGGGGGGTGAAGACGATGCCCCAGGGGGGTTGTGGAATGAGCCCTTCTGTCTGGAACGTGATGGGGAGACTGTACAGGGGCTGCTTCTGCATCATCCAACCCCTCCAAATCCCTACACGATGGCTCTGGCTGCACGACTCACG GCAGATACCATGGTAACCCACCTCACAGCCTTTGACCCTGACAGCACTGGGCAGCAGGTGTGGCAGGATCTACTTCAGGATGGACAGCTGGACTCCCTCGCTG GCCAAAGCCTCCCCTCGCAGAAAGGAGTAGGCCTCGCTGGGGCAGTGTGTGTCATGGGCAAGCTGCCACCTCGAGGCCAGTGCCGCTTGGAGTTCTCACTGGCTTGGGACATGCCCAGAATCATGTTTGGAGCAAAGGGCCAGGTCTACTACAG GCGGTACACAAGGTTCTTTGGCCCAGATGGTCATGCAGCACCCACCCTTAGCCACTACGCACTGTGCAGATATGCAGACTGGGAAGAGAGGATCTCGGCTTGGCAGAGCCCGGTATTGGATGACAG ATCCTTGCCTGCCTGGTACAAATCTGCGCTGTTCAATGAACTATACTTCCTGGCTGATGGGGGCACAGTATGGCTGGAAGTTCCTGAGGACTGCCTACGAGAGGAGACGGTGGGGAGCATGTGTCAGCTCCGCCCCCTCCTACGAGAGTATGGTCGATTCGGCTACCTTGAAG GCCAGGAATATCGCATGTACAACACATATGATGTCCACTTTTACGCTTCCTTTGCCCTCGTCATGCTCTGGCCCAAACTCGAGCTCAGCCTGCAGTATGACATGG CTCTGGCCACTCTCAGGGAGGATCTGGCACAGCAACAGTACCTGATGAGTGGGATAATAGCACCTGTGAAAAGGAGGAACGTCGTGCCTCATGATGTTGGGGATCCAG atgATGAGCCATGGCTCCGGGTCAATGCATATGTGGTCCATGATACTGCGGACTGGAAGGACCTGAACCTGAAGTTTGTGCTGCAGGTTTATCGGGACTATTACCTGACGGGTGACCACTGCTTCCTGAGGGACATGTGGCCTGTGTGTCTG GCCGTGATGGAGTCTGAAATGAAGTTTGACAAGGACCAAGATGGACTCATTGAGAATGGAGGCTATGCAGACCAAACCTATGATGGATGGGTCACCACAGGCCCCAG TGCTTACTGTGGAGGACTGTGGCTGGCAGCTGTGGCTGTGATGGTCAAGATGGCTGCTCTGTGTGGGGCACAGGAGGTCCAGGATAAATTTTCTTCCATCCTTAGCCGGGGCCAAGAAGCCTATGAGAGACTGCTGTGGAATG gccGCTATTACAACTATGACTGCAGCTCTCAGCCTCAGTCCTATAGCATCATGTCTGACCAGTGTGCTGGCCAGTGGTTCCTGAGGGCCAGTGGCCTAGGAGAAGGAGACAGTGAG GTATTTCCTACCCCACATGTGGTCCGTGCTCTCCAAACTATCTTTGAATTCAATGTCCAGGGCTTTGCAGGAGGGGCCATGGGGGCTGTGAATGGAATGCAGCCCCATGGTGTTCCTGATAGATCCAGTGTCCAGTCTGATGAAGTCTGGGTGGGTGTGGTCTACGGGCTGGCAGCCACCATGATCCAAGAG GGCCTGACTTGGGAGGGCTTCCGGACAGCTGAAGGCTGCTACCGTACTGTGTGGGAGCGCCTGGGCCTGGCCTTCCAGACGCCTGAGGCGTACTGCCAGCAGCAGGTGTTCCGCTCGCTGGCCTACATGCGGCCGCTGAGCATCTGGGCCATGCAGCTggccctgcagcagcagcagcataaAAAGGCCCCTGGGCCAATCGCCAAACAGGACACGGGACTAAGCACCAGGCCCAGACTTGGACCAAAGGAAGCCGTGGCAAACCCAAGCCCAGAATGCGCCTCGTGA
- the GBA2 gene encoding non-lysosomal glucosylceramidase isoform X2 — protein MRTGVPASEQTSCAKGGPQAYCPENTEGTEAVQVTDCQNPEDSQPQNEQGYSNPQDFGQLMASYEGKAKGYQVPPFGWRICLAHEFAEKRKPFNANNVSLSNLMKHLGMGLRYLQWWYRKTQVEKKTPFIDLINSVPLRQIYGCPLGGIGGGTITRGWRGQFCRWQLNPGMYQHQTVIADQFTVCLRRKGQTVYQQVLSVERPSVLQSWNWGLCGYFAFYHALYPRAWTVYQLPGQNVTLTCRQITPILPHDYQDSSLPVGVFVWDVENEGDEALDVSIMFSMRNGLGGEDDAPGGLWNEPFCLERDGETVQGLLLHHPTPPNPYTMALAARLTADTMVTHLTAFDPDSTGQQVWQDLLQDGQLDSLAGQSLPSQKGVGLAGAVCVMGKLPPRGQCRLEFSLAWDMPRIMFGAKGQVYYRRYTRFFGPDGHAAPTLSHYALCRYADWEERISAWQSPVLDDRSLPAWYKSALFNELYFLADGGTVWLEVPEDCLREETVGSMCQLRPLLREYGRFGYLEGQEYRMYNTYDVHFYASFALVMLWPKLELSLQYDMALATLREDLAQQQYLMSGIIAPVKRRNVVPHDVGDPDDEPWLRVNAYVVHDTADWKDLNLKFVLQVYRDYYLTGDHCFLRDMWPVCLAVMESEMKFDKDQDGLIENGGYADQTYDGWVTTGPSAYCGGLWLAAVAVMVKMAALCGAQEVQDKFSSILSRGQEAYERLLWNGRYYNYDCSSQPQSYSIMSDQCAGQWFLRASGLGEGDSEVRD, from the exons ATGAGAACCGGAGTCCCAGCCTCGGAACAGACGAGCTGTGCCAAAGGGGGTCCACAGGCTTATTGCCCTGAAAATACTGAAGGCACTGAGGCTGTGCAGGTTACAGACTGCCAGAACCCTGAAGACAGTCAACCCCAGAATGAGCAGGGCTACAGCAATCCGCAGGACTTTGGGCAGCTGATGGCTTCCTATGAGGGTAAAGCCAAGGGCTACCAGGTGCCTCCCTTTGGCTGGCGCATCTGCCTGGCTCACGAGTTTGCAGAGAAGAGGAAACCCTTTAATGCCAACAATGTCTCGCTAAGCAACCTAATGAAGCATTTGGGCATGGGCTTGAG GTACTTGCAGTGGTGGTACCGGAAGACCCAGGTGGAGAAGAAGACACCTTTCATCGACCTCATCAACTCTGTGCCCCTGAGACAGATATATG GTTGTCCCTTGGGTGGCATTGGGGGAGGCACTATCACCCGAGGCTGGAGAGGGCAGTTCTGTCGTTGGCAGCTTAATCCTGGAATGTACCAGCACCAAACAGTCATTGCTGATCAA TTCACAGTGTGTTTGCGCCGGAAAGGGCAGACTGTGTACCAGCAAGTCCTATCTGTGGAGCGCCCGAGTGTCCTGCAGAGCTGGAACTGGGGCCTGTGTGGGTACTTTGCATTCTACCACGCCCTGTATCCCCGAGCCTGGACTGTCTATCAGCTTCCTGGCCAAAATGTCACCCTCACCTGCCGCCAGATCACACCCATCTTGCCCCATGACTACCAG GACAGCAGCCTGCCTGTAGGAGTCTTTGTGTGGGATGTGGAAAATGAAGGGGATGAAGCCCTGGACGTGTCCATCATGTTCTCCATGCGGAATGGACTGGGGGGTGAAGACGATGCCCCAGGGGGGTTGTGGAATGAGCCCTTCTGTCTGGAACGTGATGGGGAGACTGTACAGGGGCTGCTTCTGCATCATCCAACCCCTCCAAATCCCTACACGATGGCTCTGGCTGCACGACTCACG GCAGATACCATGGTAACCCACCTCACAGCCTTTGACCCTGACAGCACTGGGCAGCAGGTGTGGCAGGATCTACTTCAGGATGGACAGCTGGACTCCCTCGCTG GCCAAAGCCTCCCCTCGCAGAAAGGAGTAGGCCTCGCTGGGGCAGTGTGTGTCATGGGCAAGCTGCCACCTCGAGGCCAGTGCCGCTTGGAGTTCTCACTGGCTTGGGACATGCCCAGAATCATGTTTGGAGCAAAGGGCCAGGTCTACTACAG GCGGTACACAAGGTTCTTTGGCCCAGATGGTCATGCAGCACCCACCCTTAGCCACTACGCACTGTGCAGATATGCAGACTGGGAAGAGAGGATCTCGGCTTGGCAGAGCCCGGTATTGGATGACAG ATCCTTGCCTGCCTGGTACAAATCTGCGCTGTTCAATGAACTATACTTCCTGGCTGATGGGGGCACAGTATGGCTGGAAGTTCCTGAGGACTGCCTACGAGAGGAGACGGTGGGGAGCATGTGTCAGCTCCGCCCCCTCCTACGAGAGTATGGTCGATTCGGCTACCTTGAAG GCCAGGAATATCGCATGTACAACACATATGATGTCCACTTTTACGCTTCCTTTGCCCTCGTCATGCTCTGGCCCAAACTCGAGCTCAGCCTGCAGTATGACATGG CTCTGGCCACTCTCAGGGAGGATCTGGCACAGCAACAGTACCTGATGAGTGGGATAATAGCACCTGTGAAAAGGAGGAACGTCGTGCCTCATGATGTTGGGGATCCAG atgATGAGCCATGGCTCCGGGTCAATGCATATGTGGTCCATGATACTGCGGACTGGAAGGACCTGAACCTGAAGTTTGTGCTGCAGGTTTATCGGGACTATTACCTGACGGGTGACCACTGCTTCCTGAGGGACATGTGGCCTGTGTGTCTG GCCGTGATGGAGTCTGAAATGAAGTTTGACAAGGACCAAGATGGACTCATTGAGAATGGAGGCTATGCAGACCAAACCTATGATGGATGGGTCACCACAGGCCCCAG TGCTTACTGTGGAGGACTGTGGCTGGCAGCTGTGGCTGTGATGGTCAAGATGGCTGCTCTGTGTGGGGCACAGGAGGTCCAGGATAAATTTTCTTCCATCCTTAGCCGGGGCCAAGAAGCCTATGAGAGACTGCTGTGGAATG gccGCTATTACAACTATGACTGCAGCTCTCAGCCTCAGTCCTATAGCATCATGTCTGACCAGTGTGCTGGCCAGTGGTTCCTGAGGGCCAGTGGCCTAGGAGAAGGAGACAGTGAGGTGAGAGACTAG
- the MSMP gene encoding prostate-associated microseminoprotein: MALWMLRAGQAKGTLGGWGITCLVISLLLQHPGVHSKCYFQAQAPCHHEGKYFTLGESWLRKDCFHCTCLHPVGVGCCDTSQHPIDFPAGCEVRQEAGTCQFSLVQKSDPRLPCKGGGPDPEWGSANTPIPAAPAPHSS, translated from the exons ATGGCCTTATGGATGCTACGGGCTGGACAGGCTAAGGGGACCCTGGGCGGCTGGGGGATCACCTGCTTGGTGATATCTCTGCTCCTCCAGCACCCAGGAGTCCACAGCAAGTGCTACTTCCAAGCTCAAG CGCCCTGCCACCATGAAGGGAAATATTTCACCCTGGGCGAGTCTTGGCTCCGCAAAGACTGTTTCCACTGCACCTGCCTGCATCCCGTCGGTGTGGGCTGCTGTGACAC GTCCCAACATCCTATCGACTTCCCCGCTGGGTGTGAGGTACGTCAGGAGGCAGGAACGTGCCAGTTCTCCCTGGTGCAAAAATCCGACCCCCGGCTGCCCTGCAAAGGGGGAGGGCCCGACCCAGAGTGGGGCTCAGCTAACACCCCTATTCCTGCGGCTCCTGCTCCCCACTCCAGCTAA
- the RGP1 gene encoding RAB6A-GEF complex partner protein 2 isoform X1: protein MPGGRGPGLGRGTSREGGGGGLGVPAGSDSGAAMIEVVAELSRGPVFLAGETLECVVTVTNPLPPTATSASSEALAWASAQIHCQFHASESRVALPPPDSNQPDVQPESQTVFLPHRGERGQCILSTPPKILFCDLRLDPGESKSYSYSEVLPIEGPPSFRGQSVKYVYKLTIGCQRVNSPITLLRVPLRVLVLTGLQDVRFPQEEAVAPSSPFLEEDECGKKDSWLVELAGERLMAATSCRSLHLYNISDGRGKVGTFGIFKSVYRLGEDVVGTLNLGEGTVACLQFSVSLQTEERVQPEYQRRRGTGGAPSVSHVTHARHQESCLHTTRTSFSLPIPLSSTPGFCTAVVSLKWRLHFEFVTSREPGLVLLPPMEQPEPVTWTGPEQVPVDTFSWDLPIKVLPTSPTLASYAAPGPSTSTITI, encoded by the exons ATGCCGGGCGGCCGTGGCCCTGGGCTGGGACGTGGAACCTCGAGGGAAGGGGGCGGAGGCGGCCTGGGGGTCCCGGCGGG ATCCGATTCCGGAGCTGCCATGATTGAAGTGGTAGCCGAGCTGAGCAGAGGTCCTGTGTTTCTGGCAGGGGAGACGCTGGAGTGTGTGGTGACCGTCAccaaccccctgccccccacggcCACTTCTGCATCCAG TGAGGCTCTGGCATGGGCCAGTGCCCAAATCCACTGCCAGTTCCATGCCAGTGAGAGTCGAGTAGCACTGCCTCCCCCTGACTCCAATCAGCCAGATGTCCAGCCTGAGAGCCAGACTGTCTTTCTACCACACCGAG GTGAGAGGGGTCAGTGTATCCTTTCCACTCCACCAAAAATCCTATTCTGTGACCTGAGGCTAGACCCTGGAGAGTCGAAGTCAT ACTCCTACAGCGAAGTGCTGCCTATAGAGGGACCACCCTCCTTTCGGGGTCAGTCAGTCAAGTATGTCTACAAACTGACCATTGGCTGCCAGCGTGTCAACTCACCCATCACTTTACTCAGGGTCCCTCTGAGGGTTCTTGTGCTGACTG GCCTTCAAGATGTCCGCTTTCCCCAGGAGGAGGCAGTTGCCCCATCCAGTCCATTCTTGGAAGAGGATGAATGTGGCAAGAAGGACTCATGGCTCGTTGAGCTGGCTGGGGAGCGCCTCATGGCTGCCACATCCTGCCGCAGCCTCC ATCTGTACAACATCAGTGATGGCCGAGGAAAAGTTGGGACATTTGGCATCTTCAAATCTGTGTACAGACTTGGCGAGGACGTGGTGGGGACCTTAAACTTAGGGGAAGGAACTGTAGCTTGTTTGCAG TTTTCAGTGAGCTTACAGACGGAGGAGCGTGTGCAGCCTGAGTACCAGCGGCGCCGCGGGACAGGGGGTGCCCCCTCTGTGTCTCATGTCACTCATGCCCGGCACCAGGAGTCCTGCCTACATACAACCAGAACGagcttctccctccccatccctctcaGCTCCACACCAGGCTTCTGCACAGCCGTTG TATCCCTTAAGTGGCGTTTGCATTTTGAATTTGTAACATCCCGAGAACCAGGTTTGGTGCTCCTCCCTCCCATGGAACAGCCCGAGCCTGTCACCTGGACAGGGCCTGAGCAAGTGCCTGTGGACACCTTCAGCTGGGACCTCCCCATCAAGGTGCTGCCTACAAGCCCTACCCTGGCCTCATATgcggccccaggccccagcaccAGCACCATAACCATCTGA
- the RGP1 gene encoding RAB6A-GEF complex partner protein 2 isoform X2 — MIEVVAELSRGPVFLAGETLECVVTVTNPLPPTATSASSEALAWASAQIHCQFHASESRVALPPPDSNQPDVQPESQTVFLPHRGERGQCILSTPPKILFCDLRLDPGESKSYSYSEVLPIEGPPSFRGQSVKYVYKLTIGCQRVNSPITLLRVPLRVLVLTGLQDVRFPQEEAVAPSSPFLEEDECGKKDSWLVELAGERLMAATSCRSLHLYNISDGRGKVGTFGIFKSVYRLGEDVVGTLNLGEGTVACLQFSVSLQTEERVQPEYQRRRGTGGAPSVSHVTHARHQESCLHTTRTSFSLPIPLSSTPGFCTAVVSLKWRLHFEFVTSREPGLVLLPPMEQPEPVTWTGPEQVPVDTFSWDLPIKVLPTSPTLASYAAPGPSTSTITI; from the exons ATGATTGAAGTGGTAGCCGAGCTGAGCAGAGGTCCTGTGTTTCTGGCAGGGGAGACGCTGGAGTGTGTGGTGACCGTCAccaaccccctgccccccacggcCACTTCTGCATCCAG TGAGGCTCTGGCATGGGCCAGTGCCCAAATCCACTGCCAGTTCCATGCCAGTGAGAGTCGAGTAGCACTGCCTCCCCCTGACTCCAATCAGCCAGATGTCCAGCCTGAGAGCCAGACTGTCTTTCTACCACACCGAG GTGAGAGGGGTCAGTGTATCCTTTCCACTCCACCAAAAATCCTATTCTGTGACCTGAGGCTAGACCCTGGAGAGTCGAAGTCAT ACTCCTACAGCGAAGTGCTGCCTATAGAGGGACCACCCTCCTTTCGGGGTCAGTCAGTCAAGTATGTCTACAAACTGACCATTGGCTGCCAGCGTGTCAACTCACCCATCACTTTACTCAGGGTCCCTCTGAGGGTTCTTGTGCTGACTG GCCTTCAAGATGTCCGCTTTCCCCAGGAGGAGGCAGTTGCCCCATCCAGTCCATTCTTGGAAGAGGATGAATGTGGCAAGAAGGACTCATGGCTCGTTGAGCTGGCTGGGGAGCGCCTCATGGCTGCCACATCCTGCCGCAGCCTCC ATCTGTACAACATCAGTGATGGCCGAGGAAAAGTTGGGACATTTGGCATCTTCAAATCTGTGTACAGACTTGGCGAGGACGTGGTGGGGACCTTAAACTTAGGGGAAGGAACTGTAGCTTGTTTGCAG TTTTCAGTGAGCTTACAGACGGAGGAGCGTGTGCAGCCTGAGTACCAGCGGCGCCGCGGGACAGGGGGTGCCCCCTCTGTGTCTCATGTCACTCATGCCCGGCACCAGGAGTCCTGCCTACATACAACCAGAACGagcttctccctccccatccctctcaGCTCCACACCAGGCTTCTGCACAGCCGTTG TATCCCTTAAGTGGCGTTTGCATTTTGAATTTGTAACATCCCGAGAACCAGGTTTGGTGCTCCTCCCTCCCATGGAACAGCCCGAGCCTGTCACCTGGACAGGGCCTGAGCAAGTGCCTGTGGACACCTTCAGCTGGGACCTCCCCATCAAGGTGCTGCCTACAAGCCCTACCCTGGCCTCATATgcggccccaggccccagcaccAGCACCATAACCATCTGA